The Muntiacus reevesi chromosome 5, mMunRee1.1, whole genome shotgun sequence genome segment GAGGGTACCCAGGGTGCACCCAGGCTGGGCCCTGGCCTCTGCTGTGCTGGCTGCACCTAGGGTCTGAGCTGGGCCTCCTTGGAGCTTATCTTCTTGGACTTGTTGGGTGAGGATAAGATCTCCATCTGCTGCAGGGGGGGCACCTTGACCCCCTTCTGTTTCAGCTGGTTGTAGTAGTCTATTCTGTCTGAGATGATCCTCTAGAAAAGACACCCAGCAGTGTCAACACAGGCCTTGCCAGCTCCTGGGACACTACCCTTTTCTCCCCAAGAAGGGCCTACTGCCACAGTGCTGTACTGGTGAATATTTACAACCTTTCCAGGAAGGGGGGGGAAAAGCTCTGCtttgtagcatttgccaatttctgtgCTGAAACCACTCCCACCAAGGCTGATCCAGCTATAGGGTGAAGCCAGAGAACTCAGAGCTGGGTAGAGATGCCCACCATCCAGGCCAGCTCACTCCTGGAGCCTGGGCCAGATACACTTCTTCATCCTCTGGGAATTACCAGGAGCCTAGACTCCCAGAGACATCAGAAGCTGTCAAGTCTGACCCTCGGGGCAAAGTCTCTTCTACCCTCTGTGCAGGAAAGCTGCCCTGCACCCTCCTtagcctccttccttctctctggccTTTTGCTGGTTtgtgcggggtggggaggggcaggtatTGGCAAGAGAAGGAGTTCTTCCCTGGCTACTGGTGGGTGGTGATGACTCCTCCtatccccttccctccctcccttcctcataATCCTCTCCCCCACTCTCTTTGTCCCACCCCCATCATCCcctgtccctctctccctctcataACCTCTCTCCCCCTTCCTACTCTCATCCCTcgccttcctctttctccttcccaccccccacctccttcccgtGCCCCAAATAATAGTAGTCACAGAGACCTCTCCCCAGGTCTCCATGCAGGGGTCCCCCTCTGCCCTGAGGACTGGCCACCCTACAAGAGTGCTATTAACCAGGGGCCCACCCAGCCTCACAGAAGAAAGGAGCCAGGCCCCAGGGACAAATGGGCCAGTGGCAGGTCACAGATAGCTGCTGGGGTCAAGGGCCATGCTGTTGGAGGAGGCTTGGAAGGCAGGCGCCCTCTCCCTGGTACAGAGGGGGTGCTCTAGGGCTCAGCAAGTCAAGTGACCAGCCCACAGCTGTGAAGCCAAGGTCCCAGGGTGGCGACACTCCTGCCAACCCCAAAGCCATATTATTTCTCCTAAACCTCCCTGCCCCTCTGAAACCTCTGCTTGTTGGGTAGGAGCTGGTGTGGGCTAAGGCCGGGCAGGGGGTCCATACCAGGCTCCCAGCTCAGCAGCGATTCCAGCTGAGGCCATGCTGAGATGCAAAGAAGCATCCTTGGGGGAGCTGGGCTGGACAGAGCCTAAGGCTGGGCTCCCACTGCAGGAAAACCCAGGACCCAGCTGTTTGGCTCCCTCCCTACCACACCAGGTTGGTTTTCAGCAGCTGCTGATGGTTGCTGAACACTGACAGCAGCTCCAGGATGTTGTTCCCTAACCCCTTAGGGAAATCTAGTCCCCTCTGCCTGAGCAGAGAGAAAGGGCCATGCTGGGGTCACGGTGAAAGCAAGACACCACCAGGACAAGAATGGGGGCTCCTAACCTCCCATCCAGTCTTCTCCCCTCTGCTCCCAGCTGCAGATCTAGGAGCTCTGGCCTAGAGATGGGTCCCCAGGCACAAGGAGGCCTCTGAGCACCGTTTATACCTGCAAGCCTTCCAGGATGTCATTGTCAGAGATCTCAGTGGCCAAGTTCTTGATCCCTATGGTGTTGAAGGTGGCCTGGATGATCTTGTTCCTCAGTCTTTCGAGCTGTGAGCACAGAGGAGAAACAGCCAAGCTCGCCTTGAGTGAGGAGACAGCGTTCTCCACACCCGCCGCCTCTCTGAGGTTCCAGGAGAGGTGGACCTGGCTTCAATTCTCCTGCTTCAGGAGCTGGAAACAGCGTGCGAGTGGTCAGCATGGTCTCCTGCGAGCTGGAAGGGACCTGATCAAAACCCAGACCCAGGAGACCTAACACCAAAACCCAAAGACTCTCTACTACAccatgtttgtttgcttgtttcttaaTTGAAAAAGTAAAACCTGCACATGGTCAAAACAAAACTCTGAATGACCCCCCATCCTCCGTCCCCCAGAGGAGCTTTAGCCAGTCTCCCAATGACCCACAGCAGACAACCTGCAGACTTGGCCAGCCCTGTGATGGGCATTATACTCCCGGCCCATCCTCCTTCTCTAAGTGACCTAGAAGCACTCCATGCTGTGGACATCTGCACTAACCAGGCATTAGCCAGGAGTTAAGCAGCTTTAGCCCCCAAGCCTGTCTAGTCTTTGGCAGCCATCGGCAGCCTCATGCATAGCAGGAGGCCAGCCCCAGCAGAAGGGAGAACACAGCTGGTTAGAGCCAGCACTCTTGGTTGGCTAGTGGGGAAAATGTCATTTCAAAAGCCTACGCACTCAGGGCCTCTGCCTTTGCTGGTTTTAGATTCTAAAGCAAGTCAGCTCTTGACTGATGGTTTCCTGCTGTACCTTTGCTCACATCTATCAGGGGCTCAGAGTGAGGACCTGAGACCTCACACCCCAGCACCGCCTCCACGCAGCTCTGGAACCTCAGATGGGCTGTACGTTCTCTGTGCTGCAGGTGCCAGGACACCAGCGGTACCCACGTCATGGCTTTGTTAACAGGGTTGAATGACTTTAATAAATGCTCAGAACAGCACCTGACCCATAGCAAATGTTCTCTAAGTTATAAATAGACGGCATTATTACTACtacacccctcccacctcagaCCCTCCCTGGCTGGCCACCACATCCCTGGGTCTCTTTCACAGCACAACTCAAGGGGCTCCTCCATAAATGAAGCCCCTGCACTCAGCTCTTTCCGGCCACTTCAGCTGACCAAGATGGCCACATCACACCCTCGCCCCTTCCTCCACCAGCATTTCTGGACACAGCAAGAGGGGCACTCAGAGCACTTGGTGCACAGTCCCCAGGGTGGCGGTTCCCAGGGATGGCAGTGGTGGGCAAGGGCCCCAGTGCAGGCCCTTAGGAGGCAGGAGTCAGGCGTACCCTGGCCTGGGCATATTCCAGGGCCTCGCGGGCCTGCTGCTCTGCATGATGGATCATCTCGTTCTTGTTCTGCATCTCCTCCTGGAGCTGCTTCCACCTCTGCAGGTGGTTCTGGCTCTGATTCACCTGGTCCTGCAGCTGGTTGACCTTGGCCTCCAGCTCCGAGATGGTCTTTTCCCTCTTGGCCAGTTCACTCTCCAGCTCCGACACTtgctggggggcggggagtggtAGGTCCACTTCCCCACCGCTCCTTCCCCCAGAGGCAGCCACCTTTCCCTGAGGTCCTCCAGCCAGCCTGGCTCTGGCTGTGGCCAGCTTCCCAGTGGGTGTCTGGGGCTCCGGATTTACTGAACAGGATACCATCTGAAATGAGGGGCCCCCACCCAGCTGCTCTCTCCCTGCCGCCATCAGGACCTGTGGCTGCCCCCCAGCCACCCCAAGGGCACCTGTCTGAGGAGGAGGTTGTCATTCTCGATGAGGCCCATCATCTCCTGGTACTTCTTGTCTTCCCGGAGGTTGGAGAACTGCAAGGCAACAGGGGTTCGCTCAAGGGCTGATGGGGGGAGATAGATGACTGCCTCCTTGAACCTCAATAAGATGAAGGGAAGCATCGGAATTTCTGatgaagggggaagggaggaggggaaggtatCAAACACACTTTGGAAGCCGGGAGGCAAACCCAAGGAAGCAGAGTCCCAAGCCAGCTGTGGGGAGAGCTGCAAACAAGCCCAGTTTACAGCTCAGAGTCCCTGGAAATCTCAGAAGTGGGGGATGGTGCCGGGCTCTTCTGGACGTGGAGGCCGACACGAGGAGGAACATCATATCAGAAATCAGGAGCCACAGGCTCAGCCCTGACCTGGAGCCGCCGGGCACCTGCCCCATTTTCCATCTGTCAGGAGACaggaggcggggctgggggaggaggggagaggatctCTGGCCTGGGAGATGCCAAGCCAAGCGGTGGAGACCCCTGGTGACAGATGCAGGATGTGGGGCTGAACGTGGAGACTACAGCCTCTGCTCCACTTTGTCCTGAAACACCAGCAGCTGGACTGCTACACTTGGGCAAGGAATTCTTCCAGTTTCCCAGATCCCAGGAGAATCTGAGCAAGCCAAGGGGAAGGTGCCAATGGCAGGACCATTGAACTAACTCTCCATTGATGTACCCAAGCACAGTTCTCTGCCGTGAAACCCAAAATGGTCATCCACAGTTTGAGAGACTCCAGGCAGCTCTGACCTTGGAGCAAAATTCTTGAAGGAATAACAGAAACTGAAAACAGACTTACAAAAGGAGCTTATAGGAAATAGAAACAGCACAAGAAGTCAAATCCCTTTGGCATCTCCCATAACTATCACTTAAGTTGTTAAGGAGGTCAGAGACATATGgccattaagaaataaaacacgAGTGTGCTTCTAAATAAAAAGGAGTGGGGAAGGAACATTCAGAGAACAAAAGCAACATCTTAGAAACTAAATGAAACAAAGTTAAAACTCAAGAGGAGGGCTTACAtgctggctcagtggcaaagaatctgcctacatgcaggagacgtgagttcgatccctgctctaggaagatcccacatgctgcggaatAATTAagcctgcaccacaactattgagcctgtgctctggagcttgggagctgcaactactgaaactcaTGTTTCAGTAAATACGTTTATGAAACTCACGGgcactagagcctgtgctccacaaccacAATGGGAAGCCTGCTCACTGCGGTTAGtgaatagcccctgctcgctgcaactagagaaatcctgtagagcaatgaagactcagtgcagccaaaaattaaacaaacaaataaaataaaattattttttttaaaaaatcctcaggAAGAGGACTGCTGATAAAGGTAAGGTAATCTAAAAGTAGAACAAAATGACAACACAGTGAAAGGAACagacaggaaggagaaagaaccCTAAAGAGGAGGTCTGCTGGCTGATTGATGGGGTTGCCAGAAGGAGAGTTCAgagaaaacagagacagagaCTAAAAACTATGTAAACAGAGAACAGTTTCAGAACAGAAGGATACAAGTTTCTAGCTGGCAACTGAGTGCCCAGGACAAATGAGAACAGACCCTTAATAAGGTCCACCTatggcagcttccctggtggttcagatggtaaagaatctgcctgcaatgcaggagacctgaatttcatacctgggtcgggaagattcccttaatgaagggaatggcaacccagtacttttgcctggagaattctatggacagaggaggctggcgggctacagtccatgggatcgcaaagagttgggcacagctgagcgactaatatTTTCATGGAAGCTTCTGAGCATGAGGGATAAACATGGGATCTTGCAACTTCGCAGAGAGGAACCAACCACCACCAAGAACTATGTCATAAGAAAGCTCAAGAATCAGGTTGAGTTTGTGCTTCCCTCTAGGAACCCTGGAAGCTCAGAGACACGAAGTGATGCCTTCACACTGCCAAGGAAAAGCAGTTGCCAAACCAGAATTCTGTTCCAACCAACTTCTGTTAATGTGTAAGGACATTTGCAGAATATGGTATCTCCCAAATTTTACCTCCACTCCTCTTTCTCAAAAAACTACTAAAGGATGTGTTCCAGTGAAAATGTGAGGGTAGACCAAGAAACAAAGATGTTGATGGCAGCAGCTTTAAAACGTGGTTTATGGATCTTAATACTGTTTCACAAGATTTGTGTTTCTGTCATTTATCACAGGCCCAATAACTGTCTCAGTGATATAAATGCTGTGTCCACTCACTCATGCTGTGAGGAAATAGTATGGAGAGCTGagttcctgggggtggggaggcaggggaggaaagagggaagCATTAGATAATGCCAAGATAGAGAAATATCTAGAATGCCTTATAAGCATGCTGTCTAGAAACGTGGAGAGCCAGTTGTCAAGAATTAGCTAGAAGAGTGGAAAGCATTTGTCTTGGGGAATGggcaaatgagaaagaaaagggtTGGACTCCTGTCTTACATAATAAGCTTACAGAATTGCTTGGTTCCTTAAACTATGTAGCTTTGTGCATGGAAAACttggataaaaatgaaaactaaaagtgcttcagggaattccctggccaaCCAGTAGTTAGGACTCGCTGCCCAGGATGCCAGTTCAATCTCTGATCGGGAAACCTAAGAACTCACAGGACACTcagcatgaccaaaaataaaataataaaagtacttCACAAGGACTTAAGGTCGTGGTGTTCTCAGTCCTGGGACCATGGACTGGGAGATGCTTGAGAAATGGCCAGAAGCCTAGTGGtccaggagatagagatgacCACTGAGGCCAGAGGGCAGCCCAGCATAGAGCATGATGTACTGTGAACCCCAGGCCCACCACTCTCAGCTCCTGAGTCCAGCATCTCTgtcagggggtgggggcagggatggaTGGCATGTGTCCCAGCACGACAGAGGACGCCGTCACCTTGTCAGACATGGCCTGCAGCTGTTTCTTCCGCTCTCGCAGCTCCTTCTGCAGCATCTCATTCTCCGTGTTGATTTTCAGCAATTGCGACTCTTGGAATTCCACCTGTCGCTGTAAAGACTTGATGGCTCCTGCATGAGGTGAGAgcaagaagggaggagggggccaGTCACTGTACCCCTAGGGCTCTGCAGAGCTCCAAGCTGAGGAGTGGCTGCCTGCTCCCATCCCAGGGGTCCAGTGCTGCCCCCGCATGGTCCCGGCCAAGAGGGATCCAGGGCAAAGTGGGTGGTCCTGGGCATCCTCGCTGCGGGTCCCACCTCGGCCTCCTCTGGCACCCCACCTGTTGCCAGGGAGTATCTGGTCCTGGTGATCTCAAGCTGGAACTGGAACTCCTGGATCAGCTGCTCGTACTCCTCCAGCTGGGCCATCAGCTCCTCCTCAAAGGTGTCGTCCACGAAGCCGCCCCGCCTCCTGGCCATGGCTTCCTCCTCCTGCAGCTCCTTCTCctcatccagttccatcacctcctcctTGTCCTCTTCCTCCACCTCCCCAGCCCCGGGCCCGGCCCTGTCCTCGTCCTCATCCTCCTGCGCGGTTACCACGGCCACTGCCTCCTCCTCACTTCTGCTCTCCTGTAGAGTTTCCCTCCTGCTGGCTCTAGCCCTTGCCCCCTTGTCCGCTGCCCTCTTGGCCTGCCCTTCCAGATGCTCTTCCTCCTCGTAGTCGCCTCCTTCCAGCTCCTTGCCTCTGTTGCACTCTTCctgcagctgggggaggggaggggaggggatgctGGACAGGGCTGCGGACAGCCCCGGGAGGGAGGCTTGAACCTTCATGGGGGCATTGGGAGGCCGGTGCTGCAGGGCCATCGGCCAGCTCCTCTCGGGTTACATCTCCAGGGTCtgccccaccacccctcccctgaTGTGACTGAGGGCTCAGCCTGGGTGAGGGCCAACAGGTTAGGACAGCGGGTGGGACGCTGCGGCCTGGGCATCTCCCGGGCAGCCTGGGGCACCAGGCCCTGGCCAGCCCACACCTGCCGCCAGTGCTCCGCGTCCTCCTCATCTTGGAAGGTTCTGAGGGTGCTCTGTCTCCCGTGCAGCTTCGGCACAAACTCCGACGGCCACTCCTGAGAGATGCCCACGGCAGCCTCAGGGTTTCAACCTGGGCTTTCGGCTCCTCCAGGGCCCATGTCGCTAAGACCTGTCCTCCCTGAAGGGGGCCCACCATTCCCCCAGTGGGGTTGCCCTGTCGGTGGGCAGGGGCCCATGCCATGTAGCTGACAGCCTGGGGGTAGCCCTGGTGAGTGGCCCAGCAGTAACAAGCATACTATTTTGGAAGAGTTCGGGGGGGCCAACCTGAAACAGGCCCACAGGTCACTGCCCCCCACTGCCTGCTTGCTGACAGCCCCTGGAAGTCTGGGGAATGGGGGGGACACAGGACCATGCTTCCAGGCTCTCCAGACTCCTGCTGCCTCCCTGCCCACCAGTCCCCCACCACTGGTGTCTGGGTAGCTTTTTCTGGAGGTGTCCAGAGGATCCAGCAGGGGTCTGAAGCCCCTACCCCCACTTCAAGTGTGGATCCAGCGAAAATGCAGGCTGTATCCTCAGATGCGAAAGAAACCGGGTCTCAGACCAGGTGACGGCCCCCGGGTCCCCACCCTACGCTGCCTCCTCCAGTGCCCACCCTACACCTGGGGTTGAGGGGGTCAGCATGCCATGCCCACGTTACAGGCAAAGCCCCGTCCCAGAGCCAGAGCAGGCTAGGCTAGTCCACGGAGCGCCTGCCGCTGCTCACCTGCAAGACGTGGCTGCGCACGGCCTCCAGGCTCTTGCTCTTCAGGAGGCATTTCAGCTGCCTCCTCagggcctccctctcctcctggagAGCCAGGATCTCTTCCTGTCTCTTCTGAACCTGCGCTTCCATCTCCGAGAGGCGTTGGACTTCCTCCCCCAGTGCCAACAGGCTCTGGTTCTGAGGAGAAACGGGGCAGCCCGGGAGGCCACTCAGCCACTCAGACGCCCCTGCCACACCCTTCCCTGGCCCCCTAGAGCAGCGGCTCCGGGCCCAGGAGGACCCCGCGACCCCAGCCCAAGGTGAAGGGCTTCTCACCTGCAGCCCCCTCCTGCTTAAGGGCCGCCCTTGCCCGGGATCTCCTGGCAGCCTCCCCTCCAGGCCCTGGGCCCAGTCAGCCCCAGGTGGGATCTAGGACACGTAAACAGCAGCACCCTCCAAAGACCACTTCCAAGGGGCTTGTCTGGGCTGGGTCTACTGCCCCTCAGAGTCTCAAAGCCCTCCATCATTCCAACTTGAAGACCAAATAAAGGTGATTTTGGACAGTCACTGAGAGAATTTGTCATCATCAGAGCTGAACGACTGACAGAAATGCaaaggggattcttcaggcaagagggAGATGGTCCCAGATAGAGTCTGAGGAAAAGATAACTAAGAGGTTGTCCAGATATCTAAGAATTAAATGATAGGCTTTCATGGAGCCCACGAGTCAAAGAAGAAGCCACGCAAGTAATTATGAGGTATTGAAGACGGAATAATAACAAATACTTGGACATGGCATGACATGGGGTGTAGCAAAAACTGTGATTAAGGGCAAATTTATAGGCTTCGAATGCAATAATTAGGGGAACCAATGGAATATCAATGATCTAAGTATCTGTCTCAAGCATTCAgaaaaaagaactggaaaaaaagaacttCACTTAAAGAACATAGCaaaaagggaatttttaaaaatcagggcaAGAATGTGtgacatagggacttccctggtggtccaatggctaagactctgtgctcccaatacagggggcccaggttccatccctcatTAGGGAGCTAgatcccctgtgccacaactaagaccaggtgcagacaaataaattaaaaaaaaaaaatttttttttttttaatgaatgaatgacatagggaaacagagaaaggagggaggagaggaggatggagcAAATTGGCAACATTTTAACATTTGGAGAATCTGGAGGGTATATGGGAATTGCTGACACTATTAAGTTAAAATTGTCATAGAGGGACtgccctagtggtccagtggttaagaatctgccttgcaatgcagaggacatcgattcaatccctggttggggaaccaagctggtttaaaacttaacattcaaaaagttaagatcacagcatcttgtcccatcactttacagcaaatagaaagggaaaaagtgggagcagtgacagattttattttcttaggctcccaaatcactgcagacagtgactgcagccaagaaatttaaagacacttggtccttagaagcaaagctgtgacaaacctagatagcatattaaaaagcaaagacatcactttgccagcaaaggtctgtatagtcaaagctatgatttttccagtagtcgtgtatggatgtaagaccataaagaaggctgagcaccaaggaattgatattttcgaaatgtggtgctggagaagactcttgagaatcttctcttggacagcatggaggtcaaaccagtcaatcctaaaggaaattgaccctgaatattcattgaaaggactgatgctgaaaccccaatactttggccacctgatgtaaagagcaaactcattagaaaagaccctgatgctgggaaagattgagagcaggaggagaagagggtgacagaggatgagatggttagatagcatcatgaactaagtggacatgaacttgagcaaactctgggaaatagtaaagaacagaggagactggtgtgctgcagtccacaggatcatgaaaagtcagacacaatttagtgactgaacaataacaacaaatgtgTCCAGAGTAGACGCAAGTCCTGGAAGGCGATGCTGGTTTCCAGTGGGGATGCTAACTTTGCAAAAGCACATACTTGCTGCTGCAAGTGATGCTGCCTACGACAGGGCCAATGAAGACAGAGGTGAAAGAAAGAAGACCCTAAAGATACGGTGTGAGACCCTGGAGACAACCCAGCCTGCAGTCTTTCCCCTGGAATTCCCTTTCTTGACAAAACTGCAGAGAGCATCCTTTTACATATGTctatgttcagtttagttcagttcctcaattgtgcctgactcttcctaatcccatgggctacagcacgccaagcctccctatccatcatc includes the following:
- the CCDC27 gene encoding coiled-coil domain-containing protein 27; the encoded protein is MLPIRANRPKKKSLVPNLIEKGLIVLRKVASRDEQAPEWKFSQQQRSQSKSAQAICHYYKKLRDVNQDASPQDSGFMSEIEELRRKFLKRPGCPQFSTRSTSMSHYGSAMTLSLPEDTGVSPETWKGAENLLSSQQGLDMKVDGRLLPLSKSACEFNYLRKKSKSQVLSPTPSSPDLGQSYRRKRVPWYISVIHEKEVQRLSEMEAQVQKRQEEILALQEEREALRRQLKCLLKSKSLEAVRSHVLQEWPSEFVPKLHGRQSTLRTFQDEEDAEHWRQLQEECNRGKELEGGDYEEEEHLEGQAKRAADKGARARASRRETLQESRSEEEAVAVVTAQEDEDEDRAGPGAGEVEEEDKEEVMELDEEKELQEEEAMARRRGGFVDDTFEEELMAQLEEYEQLIQEFQFQLEITRTRYSLATGAIKSLQRQVEFQESQLLKINTENEMLQKELRERKKQLQAMSDKFSNLREDKKYQEMMGLIENDNLLLRQQVSELESELAKREKTISELEAKVNQLQDQVNQSQNHLQRWKQLQEEMQNKNEMIHHAEQQAREALEYAQARLERLRNKIIQATFNTIGIKNLATEISDNDILEGLQRIISDRIDYYNQLKQKGVKVPPLQQMEILSSPNKSKKISSKERQPAEGVSASVLARQVRPGPAFALEPGSRQGNCDSGETIRKSRSRLGTAKRRAQAPAARGTRLLEGNAPLLLQAHPWFRSPAATPIHPPTAPAPPDSGPGHVCGAERLGAVEPACERRPGKVELLGLENSQTPQTRNCELGGEIH